In the Myxococcus fulvus genome, one interval contains:
- a CDS encoding CsbD family protein produces MGELIDKAKGKIKETVGAATGDRSLEAEGKVDTAKGHAKEKLEDAKRAVRDAVDDDKPRRDEP; encoded by the coding sequence ATGGGTGAGTTGATCGACAAGGCCAAGGGCAAGATCAAGGAGACCGTGGGCGCGGCCACCGGCGACCGCTCGCTGGAAGCCGAGGGCAAGGTCGACACGGCCAAGGGCCACGCCAAGGAGAAACTGGAGGACGCCAAGCGCGCCGTCCGGGACGCGGTGGACGACGACAAGCCGCGCCGCGACGAGCCCTGA
- a CDS encoding methyl-accepting chemotaxis protein, which translates to MSTPPLPTPGALFRRMYLLRSLITTVAFCPALYVDMQLLSLEGPKATRILLGVITPLVLGLCAVAQPMVVLPWLLKRAMATEGRLRVERLIRIPSQLAFGESMVSWFIGGVLFNGGVAFLLDRPMSVVPVGVAVSMSAGLFSSPLLYMLYEQVLMPTVLDAYQKAPSARPAGEGFAPRQLWLLPATVVSALLVTCLTSVVTLNLRIERELGALAKDIESKGQAASADQVRATVAPLQRDLVLPVVMFGGYAALGSILTAAWAARRLAKGSRAVGASLEALVEGRAAPPRWVSTDELGDLAATTWQLYQRLQELPRSLRTSAGDLAQAGTRLSEASNQQNQTLSRQAAALHQARATAQEIQQASHVAASRATSILQVAERAAAVGRLGEESLQGTEKGLASIRDIADGLHGQMQDLEQRAREVGRVSEVVKALADQSHMLAINAAIEATRAGEHGKGFGVVARQMRELADQSVQATNQVRGLLETMASAATQATAMTDRSAAGVETALAPLRTSGERLRELATLSRESASAVRQIAEAVAQQHQGVDQLFAAVRELDELTTDTLRHLDTTQQAAVAVTHATGQVSQLAQRYV; encoded by the coding sequence ATGTCCACCCCTCCGCTTCCGACCCCTGGCGCGCTGTTCCGGCGGATGTACCTGTTGCGCTCCCTCATCACGACGGTGGCCTTCTGCCCGGCCCTGTACGTGGACATGCAATTGCTGTCACTGGAGGGGCCGAAGGCGACGCGCATCCTGCTGGGAGTCATCACGCCGCTGGTGCTGGGGCTGTGCGCGGTGGCGCAGCCGATGGTGGTGCTGCCGTGGCTGCTGAAGCGGGCCATGGCGACAGAGGGGCGCCTGCGGGTGGAGCGGTTGATCCGCATCCCGTCGCAGCTGGCGTTCGGCGAGTCGATGGTGTCGTGGTTCATCGGCGGGGTGCTGTTCAACGGGGGCGTGGCGTTCCTGTTGGACCGGCCGATGTCGGTGGTGCCGGTGGGCGTGGCGGTGTCGATGAGCGCGGGGCTGTTCAGCAGCCCGCTGCTGTACATGCTCTATGAGCAGGTGCTGATGCCCACGGTGCTGGACGCCTACCAGAAGGCGCCCAGCGCGCGGCCCGCCGGAGAGGGCTTCGCGCCCCGGCAGCTGTGGCTCCTGCCCGCCACCGTCGTCTCCGCGCTGCTCGTCACGTGTCTGACGAGCGTCGTCACGCTGAACCTGCGCATCGAGCGGGAGCTGGGGGCGCTGGCGAAGGACATCGAGTCGAAGGGCCAGGCCGCGTCGGCGGACCAGGTGCGCGCCACGGTGGCGCCGCTGCAGAGGGACCTGGTGCTGCCGGTCGTCATGTTCGGCGGCTACGCGGCGCTGGGCTCCATCCTCACGGCGGCGTGGGCGGCGCGGCGACTGGCCAAGGGCTCGCGCGCGGTGGGCGCGTCGCTGGAGGCGCTGGTGGAGGGCCGCGCGGCGCCGCCGCGGTGGGTGTCCACGGACGAGCTGGGAGACCTGGCCGCGACCACGTGGCAGCTCTACCAGCGGCTGCAGGAGCTGCCGCGCTCGCTGCGCACGTCGGCGGGGGACCTGGCGCAGGCGGGCACGCGGCTGTCGGAGGCGAGCAACCAGCAGAACCAGACGCTGTCGCGACAGGCGGCGGCGCTGCACCAGGCGCGCGCCACGGCGCAGGAGATTCAGCAGGCGTCCCACGTGGCGGCCTCTCGCGCCACCAGCATCCTCCAGGTGGCCGAGCGCGCCGCCGCGGTGGGCCGGCTGGGCGAGGAGTCGCTGCAGGGCACCGAGAAGGGCCTCGCCTCCATCCGCGACATCGCCGACGGGCTGCATGGGCAGATGCAGGACCTGGAGCAGCGCGCGCGCGAGGTCGGCCGCGTGTCGGAGGTGGTGAAGGCGCTGGCGGACCAGTCGCACATGCTGGCCATCAACGCGGCCATCGAGGCCACGCGCGCGGGTGAGCACGGCAAGGGCTTCGGCGTGGTGGCGCGGCAGATGCGCGAGCTGGCGGACCAGTCCGTCCAGGCGACGAACCAGGTGCGCGGGCTGTTGGAGACGATGGCCTCTGCGGCCACCCAGGCCACGGCGATGACGGACCGGAGCGCGGCGGGCGTGGAGACGGCGCTGGCGCCGCTTCGCACCAGCGGCGAGCGGCTGCGCGAGTTGGCCACGCTGTCGCGCGAGTCCGCGTCCGCGGTGCGGCAGATCGCCGAGGCCGTGGCCCAGCAGCACCAGGGCGTGGACCAGCTGTTCGCCGCCGTGCGAGAGCTGGATGAGCTGACCACGGACACGCTGCGCCACCTGGACACCACGCAGCAGGCGGCCGTCGCCGTCACCCACGCCACCGGACAGGTGTCGCAGCTGGCCCAGCGCTACGTCTGA